Proteins from a single region of Nocardiopsis dassonvillei subsp. dassonvillei DSM 43111:
- a CDS encoding SAF domain-containing protein, translated as MVDTKTAPAPAASPRQGETPPVRLLGSGPRRWRWLVLALGMMTAGGLTGVVALEQMDDRQGVLVADTDLPAGHVVTAEDLRVARISVADGVSFVGADRLEATVGQTLTVPVTEGGLLPEAALGTEAAFPERDRAVLGVALRVGRFPASIGPGAAVSVVVHPEEGATGGGVEAYRALVRDVQPSAAEDGSVELELVASSADAAAIASAAAVERVSVVQVNPRGGA; from the coding sequence GTGGTGGACACGAAGACGGCACCGGCCCCCGCGGCCTCCCCGCGGCAGGGGGAGACCCCTCCGGTGCGGCTCCTGGGCAGCGGACCCCGCCGCTGGCGGTGGCTGGTCCTGGCCCTGGGCATGATGACCGCGGGCGGCCTGACCGGTGTTGTGGCCCTTGAGCAGATGGACGACCGGCAGGGCGTGCTCGTCGCCGACACCGACCTGCCCGCGGGCCACGTGGTGACCGCGGAGGACCTGCGGGTCGCGCGGATCTCCGTCGCCGACGGGGTCTCCTTCGTCGGCGCCGACCGCCTGGAGGCGACCGTCGGCCAGACCCTCACCGTGCCCGTCACCGAGGGCGGCCTCCTCCCCGAGGCCGCCCTGGGCACCGAGGCCGCCTTCCCCGAGCGGGACCGCGCCGTGCTCGGTGTGGCCCTGCGCGTGGGCCGCTTCCCCGCCTCGATCGGCCCCGGCGCCGCGGTCTCCGTGGTGGTCCACCCCGAGGAGGGCGCCACGGGCGGCGGCGTCGAGGCCTACCGCGCGCTCGTGCGCGACGTCCAGCCCTCCGCCGCCGAGGACGGCTCGGTGGAACTCGAACTCGTCGCGTCCTCCGCCGACGCCGCCGCCATCGCCTCGGCCGCCGCCGTCGAGCGGGTCAGCGTCGTCCAGGTCAACCCGCGGGGAGGCGCGTGA